In Plasmodium sp. gorilla clade G2 genome assembly, chromosome: 5, one genomic interval encodes:
- a CDS encoding histamine-releasing factor, producing MKVYKDVFTNDEVCSDSYVQQDPFEVPEFREIAFEVKSNKRIKGNEDYGIADNSEDAVEGMGADVEHVIDIVDSFQLTSTAFSKKEYSAYIKNYMQKIAKYLEEKKPDRVEIFKTKAQPFIKHILTNFDDFEFYMGESLDMEAGIIYSYYKGEEVTPRFVYISDGLFEEKY from the coding sequence ATGAAAGTATATAAAGACGTTTTTACAAATGATGAAGTATGTTCCGATTCTTATGTTCAACAAGATCCATTTGAAGTACCAGAATTTAGAGAAATAGCTTTTGAAgtaaaatcaaataaaagaataaaggGAAATGAAGATTATGGTATTGCTGATAATAGTGAAGATGCTGTAGAAGGAATGGGAGCAGACGTTGAACATGTTATTGATATTGTTGATTCCTTTCAATTGACTTCCACTGCTTTTagtaaaaaagaatatagtgcttatattaaaaattatatgcaAAAGATTGCCAAATatttagaagaaaaaaaaccaGATCGTGTTGAAATTTTTAAAACTAAAGCTCAACCatttattaaacatattttaacaaattttGACGATTTTGAATTTTATATGGGAGAATCACTTGATATGGAAGCAGGTataatttattcttattataaagGAGAAGAAGTGACACCAcgttttgtttatatatctGATGGACTttttgaagaaaaatattaa
- a CDS encoding stearoyl-CoA desaturase produces MVLNYVYIALAGVLHTLNKSYLDIKDIGVTYLTYFVFLISCYLLKNYFSWKFLNFIRIVKSSIVLIICLISLKYLDLNLTLSINFFYLYNILQLSNFLEVITSGDKKRNNKSTNVEERVINKYELRNENEEKNYELIGDTSKHLEKIAKKILNNKKKLEENECILKEKQIIDEIERKEKEEEEIMKMKNNLNAKKNNDKKDKINIYGIYVFFLQTFYIFFFYFFWNYIQNLIIIKIFLTLQLAKCLISFVSNFWINNININLLKRMIHVLDMVYMFSISLFFTNILYNTSDNTHVLRNFAVYSIVFHVYYAYVLFVNYIYTYHKQFRSSLFSFILFFHVFGIIGMIKLYYHEYGKSLLIQCILFYLINGFGITFGAHRLWSHRAFKAGHIVQVLFLILNSFANQGSVIVWAINHRLHHKYSDTKYDPHNIRYGFFYSHVGWLLYQKTKYVKEKEKEIYVDDLLQNPYLLLQHKLDPYFNFFFCFIIPGIYSYFMYNNFWDGFFILGALRWIITLHATWSINSASHSFGHRPYNIDIKPTNNIFTSIVALGEGCHNYHHVFPYCYAMNENFYILSINPTKYLINFFYYLGLVWDLKCAKNICKEVRLRETLKLEKRNKALSENIKNEIMKKEDTSYVIELMNSFKALCNDYLNISTFMYILYFLRDIVIMITIFLIHICYCYNKYGNGTMFSTISQKFNIENNKYLSISLSFFFHIILYTLPMGTMFASLYALVYECKRELLFKKPLFNHFFGSIISSFILLPYTSDKNRKSVLTALNEDFVKILKGPIYFDIYTLIFSFFLVFYIMTYYIFGYFYFCTFFLGPYIVFNAWLLIYIYLLKNPPFLQMDINTKEVDIGVLNYVAFQSLLQWKKNNSIYQSKKWLYKMVFSFINFIHHHLCYTHVVEFINASIPSYRTKEIYKHFDKTLDQYNFLRNDKFMDVLKEFL; encoded by the exons ATGGTtttaaattatgtatatatagcGTTAGCAGGTGTATTGCACACTTTAAACAAAAGTTATTTAGACATTAAAGACATAGGTGTAACCTATTTAAcgtattttgtttttttaatttcatgttatttattaaagaattatttttcatggaagtttcttaattttataagaatTGTGAAAAGCTCCATAGTtctaataatatgtttaataaGCTTAAAATATTTAGATTTGAACCTGACCTTAAGTATTAACTTTTTTTACTTATACAACATTTTACAGCTAAGTAACTTTTTAGAAGTAATTACATCAGgagataaaaaaagaaataacaaATCAACAAATGTAGAGGAAAGagtaattaataaatacgagttaagaaatgaaaatgaagaaaaaaattatgaattaATTGGAGATACATCAAAACATTTAGAAAAAAttgcaaaaaaaatattaaataataaaaaaaaattagaagaaaatgaatgtatattaaaagaaaaacaaattattGATGAAAtagaaagaaaagaaaaagaagaagaagaaattatgaaaatgaaaaataatcttaatgctaaaaaaaataatgataaaaaggacaaaataaatatatacggtatttatgttttctttttacaaaccttttatatattttttttttattttttttggaattATATTCAGaatttgattattataaaaatattcttaaCTTTACAATTAGCTAAATGTCTCATTTCTTTTGTTAGTAATTTCtggataaataatataaatataaatttattaaaaagaatgatACATGTATTAGATATGGTATATATGTTTTCAAtaagtttattttttacaaatattcTGTACAATACATCAGACAATACACATGTATTACGTAACTTTGCAGTATATTCTATTGTATTTCATGTATATTATGCATATGTCCTATttgttaattatatatacacatatcaTAAGCAATTTAGATCATCTCTGTTctcttttattttgttcttccACGTATTTGGAATAATTGGAATGATAAAATTGTATTATCACGAGTATGGAAAGTCATTATTAATTCAG tgcATACTATTTTACCTGATAAACGGTTTCGGAATAACTTTTGGAGCTCATCGCTTATGGTCACATAGAGCATTTAAAGCTGGTCACATTGTTCAGGttctatttttaattttgaatAGTTTTGCAAATCAAGGGAGTGTAATAGTTTGGGCCATAAATCATCGTTTACACCATAAATATAGTGATACAAAATATGATCCTCATAATATAAGATATGGCTTCTTTTATAGTCACGTTGGATGGCTTTTATATCAGAAAACGAAAtatgtaaaagaaaaagagaaaGAAATTTATGTAGATGATTTATTACAAAATCCTTATCTTCTTTTACAACACAAATTAGAtccatattttaattttttcttttgttttattatacctggtatatattcatattttatgtataataacTTTTGGGAtggattttttatattaggAGCTCTTCGTTGGATTATTACTTTACATGCTACATGGTCTATTAATAGTGCATCACATTCTTTTGGACATAGACCctataatattgatataaaaccaaccaataatatttttacatcTATAGTAGCACTTGGAGAAGGATgtcataattatcatcatgtGTTCCCTTACTGTTATGCTATgaatgaaaatttttatattcttagtATAAACCCTACGAAATATCTGAtaaattttttctattatttaGGTTTAGTATGGGATTTAAAATGTGCAAAGAATATTTGTAAAGAAGTACGATTAAGAGAAACATTAAAATTAGAAAAGAGAAATAAAGCATTAAGTGAAAacattaaaaatgaaataatgaaaaaagaagataCAAGTTATGTTATAGAGTTAATGAATTCTTTTAAAGCATTGTGTAatgattatttaaatatttcaacctttatgtatattttatacttCTTAAGAGATATTGTAATTATGAttactatatttttaattcacATATGTTActgttataataaatatggaaATGGTACTATGTTTTCTACGATATcacaaaaatttaatatagaaaataataaatatttatcaatatcactttcctttttctttcatattattttatatacactACCCATGGGAACTATGTTTGCAAGTTTATATGCATTAGTTTATGAATGTAAAAGAGAGctactttttaaaaaaccaCTATTTAATCATTTCTTTGGTAGTattatttcatcatttattttgttacCATATACTTCagataaaaatagaaaatcaGTATTAACAGCCTTGAATGAAGATTTCGTTAAAATTTTAAAGGGACCAATATATTTTGACATATATACTTTAATattctccttttttttaGTATTCTATATAatgacatattatatatttgggTACTTTTATTTCTGCACATTTTTTTTAGGACcatatattgtttttaatGCATggttattaatttatatatatttattaaaaaatccTCCATTTTTACAAATGGATATTAATACTAAAGAAGTGGATATTGGTGTTTTAAATTATGTTGCTTTCCAATCCTTACTTCAATGGAAAAAGAATAATTCAATTTATCAAAGTAAAAAGTGGTTATATAAAATggttttttcatttattaatttcataCACCATCACTTATGTTATACTCATGTTGTTGAGTTCATTAATGCCAGTATACCAAGTTACAGAactaaagaaatatataaacatttcgATAAAACATTAGATCAGTATAATTTCCTACGCAATGACAAATTTATGGACGTACTCAAGGAGTTCTTATGA